The proteins below come from a single Pedobacter aquae genomic window:
- a CDS encoding polysaccharide lyase family 8 super-sandwich domain-containing protein has translation MKILLLVLFLGLQITAFAQQRFVDFNTSIPSSWSASNGQIISSAEHVKGGAKSLKWTPQSGSVLTANNLSIPSAEIGDYFASAAQFLIYSSRKSTDTLLFRFYDTGGVLRRQGRMLLNYAGWREYHRSYRFDYNNGNESSSFTLNRMELVYRPSSSTLNTLYLDEMLFVGNAEQRIPGPHLVLDRQHFVVTSPYTSALANWLNQPQQNIPTATQAEISAIQSIRTTYNRTLTAPTATVLQAAKDYVNSLSISTNTDGSLKGIGVNVFDEATLLAISIHCGALARAHAVSNDATAYTLLQSLLAYLVLEQGLAEGARNVMPYNDYTASRNFPVGFLEAYPYIQDATLKAEVLKMLKWSHEFNKIYATNQTPGQNTDFIHVKSNFLMELALLGATNDEIARDLRGFSDFLAYAVEISQGALDGIKPDGTFFHHNSQHISYAYAYATWIARAFELRGTPFKISQVAYQNMCFFMKSLFLETSKGTIYPHAASGRGPFPSTVPVNVTAFERLITVGGDLVGSSFEPEMAKFYNYIFKTNRYSTTNINLDGYYQFNYGQTGVMRKGNWVAAMRGFTYLMFGAEIYTEANRYGRYQSYGSLEVLYDGSLASSGYIANGAGWDWNMMPGTTSLRLAYDNLNPLISGTASEYQADDFAGALADGNYGVFGMNFIENGGSKYTANNLKFKKSVFTFDSLMVCLGSNISATNTTNQVITTLFQGVNASSNPSIYLNSLIPTSATYSGELSTATNQVWLVNGQTTGYYIPVGNGNIQVFRGQQSTPLHSTGNTSTTATANASKAWLLHGTRPSAAKYHYTVVPSITPQNMSALAQKIRDGEVYQVLKQTDSVHAVSYIPAQIKSYACFLAQQNINVGYLKGISGRALLTLREAGDTLIVKIANPDLNAVANVNSEWVSSASLITVSLSGKWRVVTNANNANITQVTNGLNAGFTLKDGFSATLKLVKDVTLPVEMNGFEGTLKQEGIALTWQSLSERNTNVYTLYRSTNGVDFQKISTVKAVNNAATISNYSYVDKSYPGNYPQLYYKLLLTDLDGTISYEGVVTVKLSAQEIETLTIYPNPSQREINIRYPAYFSKQIEVQILDLLGKELYKKSHLVNATQELMLDISYLPAGVYVLQVSGNQKKITQKIIKI, from the coding sequence ATGAAGATACTTTTACTAGTTCTTTTTCTGGGTTTACAAATAACTGCCTTTGCGCAACAACGCTTTGTAGATTTTAATACCAGTATACCAAGCAGTTGGTCGGCAAGTAATGGGCAAATTATTTCAAGTGCTGAGCATGTAAAAGGAGGTGCGAAATCTCTGAAATGGACACCTCAAAGTGGCTCTGTGCTTACAGCTAATAACTTAAGTATACCTTCAGCAGAAATAGGAGATTATTTTGCAAGTGCAGCTCAGTTTTTAATTTACAGTTCTAGAAAAAGCACCGATACTTTACTTTTTAGATTTTATGATACAGGCGGCGTTTTAAGAAGGCAAGGCCGTATGTTATTAAACTATGCTGGCTGGCGAGAGTACCACAGAAGTTATAGGTTTGATTATAATAACGGTAATGAATCATCATCTTTTACTTTAAATAGGATGGAGTTGGTTTATCGTCCTTCCTCAAGTACTTTAAATACACTTTATTTAGATGAGATGCTTTTTGTAGGCAATGCAGAGCAAAGAATTCCTGGTCCGCATTTAGTATTAGACCGTCAGCATTTTGTAGTAACCTCACCCTATACTTCGGCTTTAGCAAATTGGTTAAATCAACCACAACAAAATATTCCTACTGCTACTCAAGCAGAAATTTCGGCCATTCAAAGTATCAGAACTACTTATAATAGAACACTTACAGCGCCAACAGCTACTGTATTACAGGCGGCAAAAGATTATGTAAACAGTTTATCTATCAGCACCAATACCGATGGTTCTTTAAAAGGCATAGGGGTAAATGTATTTGATGAGGCTACTTTGTTAGCTATTTCTATCCATTGCGGTGCTTTAGCCAGAGCGCATGCAGTAAGCAATGATGCCACAGCTTATACGCTGCTACAAAGCTTATTAGCTTATTTGGTTTTAGAGCAAGGTTTGGCAGAAGGTGCCAGAAATGTAATGCCTTATAATGATTATACAGCATCACGTAATTTTCCGGTAGGTTTTCTAGAGGCTTATCCTTACATACAAGATGCTACGCTTAAAGCAGAAGTGCTTAAAATGTTGAAATGGTCTCATGAGTTTAACAAGATATACGCTACTAATCAAACACCCGGACAAAATACAGATTTTATACATGTAAAGTCTAATTTCTTAATGGAATTAGCTTTGTTAGGAGCAACTAATGATGAAATTGCCAGAGATTTAAGAGGCTTTTCTGATTTCTTGGCTTATGCCGTAGAGATAAGTCAGGGTGCTTTAGATGGTATAAAACCAGATGGTACTTTCTTTCATCATAATTCGCAACACATCAGCTATGCTTATGCCTATGCTACTTGGATCGCCAGAGCTTTTGAACTTAGAGGAACACCTTTTAAGATTAGTCAGGTGGCTTATCAAAATATGTGTTTCTTCATGAAAAGTCTTTTCTTAGAAACTTCAAAAGGAACTATATATCCGCATGCAGCATCAGGTAGAGGGCCTTTTCCTTCTACAGTTCCGGTAAATGTAACCGCTTTTGAGAGGTTGATTACCGTGGGCGGAGATTTGGTAGGAAGCAGTTTCGAACCGGAGATGGCGAAGTTTTACAATTACATTTTTAAAACCAATAGATATAGTACTACTAACATCAATTTAGATGGCTATTACCAATTCAATTATGGTCAAACTGGTGTGATGAGGAAAGGAAATTGGGTAGCGGCCATGCGAGGTTTTACATACCTTATGTTTGGAGCAGAAATTTATACCGAAGCTAACAGATACGGCCGTTATCAAAGCTATGGTTCTTTAGAAGTTTTATATGATGGTAGTTTAGCCTCATCAGGTTATATTGCTAATGGCGCTGGTTGGGATTGGAACATGATGCCCGGGACAACCAGTTTGCGTTTAGCTTATGATAATTTAAACCCGCTTATAAGTGGCACAGCATCAGAATATCAAGCAGATGATTTTGCAGGTGCTTTGGCAGATGGCAATTACGGTGTATTTGGGATGAATTTTATTGAAAATGGAGGTTCTAAATATACTGCTAACAACCTCAAGTTCAAGAAATCGGTCTTTACTTTTGATTCTTTAATGGTTTGTTTGGGCTCAAATATCAGTGCTACCAATACCACTAATCAAGTAATAACTACACTTTTTCAAGGTGTGAATGCCAGTTCAAATCCATCTATTTATTTAAACTCTTTAATACCAACAAGTGCTACTTATAGTGGAGAGCTTTCTACGGCTACCAATCAGGTGTGGTTGGTAAACGGACAAACAACAGGTTATTACATCCCGGTAGGAAATGGGAATATACAAGTCTTTAGAGGTCAGCAGTCTACGCCATTACACAGCACAGGAAATACCAGCACTACAGCAACAGCTAATGCTAGTAAAGCTTGGTTATTGCATGGTACAAGACCATCGGCGGCAAAATATCATTATACTGTTGTACCAAGTATTACGCCACAAAATATGAGTGCTTTAGCTCAAAAAATTAGAGATGGAGAAGTTTATCAGGTATTAAAACAAACAGATTCTGTACATGCAGTTAGTTATATCCCTGCCCAAATAAAATCTTATGCTTGTTTTTTAGCTCAACAAAATATTAATGTAGGCTATTTAAAAGGGATATCAGGAAGGGCTTTATTAACGCTTAGGGAAGCAGGAGATACTTTAATTGTTAAAATTGCTAATCCGGATTTAAATGCAGTAGCCAATGTAAATAGTGAATGGGTTTCATCTGCCAGTTTAATTACGGTATCTCTTTCAGGAAAATGGCGAGTAGTAACCAATGCCAATAATGCTAACATTACGCAAGTAACTAATGGATTAAATGCAGGTTTTACCTTAAAGGATGGCTTTTCTGCCACTTTAAAATTGGTTAAAGATGTTACCCTACCTGTAGAAATGAATGGTTTTGAGGGAACTTTAAAGCAGGAAGGTATAGCCTTAACATGGCAAAGCTTATCAGAACGCAACACCAATGTTTATACCCTTTATAGAAGTACAAATGGTGTTGATTTCCAGAAAATTAGTACGGTAAAAGCTGTTAATAATGCTGCTACAATAAGTAATTATAGTTATGTAGATAAAAGCTACCCAGGCAACTATCCGCAATTATATTATAAACTGCTGCTAACAGATTTGGATGGTACAATCAGTTATGAGGGTGTTGTAACTGTTAAATTATCTGCTCAAGAAATTGAAACGCTTACCATTTATCCAAACCCTAGCCAGAGAGAAATCAATATTCGTTATCCAGCTTATTTTTCCAAACAAATAGAGGTTCAAATTCTGGATTTGCTAGGAAAAGAATTGTACAAAAAAAGCCATTTGGTAAATGCCACTCAGGAATTGATGTTAGATATATCGTATTTACCTGCGGGAGTGTATGTGCTTCAAGTTTCTGGAAATCAAAAGAAAATCACACAAAAAATTATAAAAATATAA
- a CDS encoding type II toxin-antitoxin system VapC family toxin, with product MKKLFVDTNIVIDLLSRREPFFKEAEILFSLADKKQVELSVSSLTFANTSYIILKQLDAQKAKSVLRKLRLILHVLPLDDKIIDLALNDDTFTDFEDAIQYFTANENQQDLIITRNLKDFKSSNLPILTAKQFIETLI from the coding sequence ATGAAAAAGCTTTTTGTTGATACCAATATTGTGATAGATTTATTATCACGGAGGGAGCCTTTTTTCAAAGAAGCAGAAATATTGTTCTCTTTGGCCGATAAAAAGCAAGTTGAGCTTTCTGTTTCATCTTTAACTTTTGCGAATACGAGCTATATAATATTAAAACAGTTAGATGCTCAAAAAGCAAAATCGGTTTTAAGGAAATTAAGGTTAATTCTTCATGTTTTGCCGCTTGATGATAAAATTATTGATTTGGCTTTGAATGATGATACTTTTACAGACTTTGAAGACGCTATTCAATACTTTACCGCAAATGAAAATCAACAAGATCTGATTATTACTAGAAATCTTAAAGACTTTAAGAGTTCAAATTTACCTATTCTCACAGCTAAGCAATTTATAGAAACTTTAATATGA
- a CDS encoding DUF6364 family protein produces METKLTLRLNENVIERAKIYARSHNISLSKMIESYLDSVTKEKVQEGENTSITPLIESLSGVIELPEEFDYRNEYRDYLDKKYK; encoded by the coding sequence ATGGAAACTAAATTAACATTAAGACTTAATGAAAATGTTATAGAAAGAGCTAAAATCTATGCTCGGAGTCATAATATCAGTCTTTCAAAGATGATAGAATCTTATCTAGATAGCGTTACAAAAGAGAAGGTTCAAGAAGGGGAAAATACCAGCATTACTCCGCTTATAGAAAGCTTGAGTGGTGTTATTGAACTGCCTGAGGAATTTGATTATAGGAATGAATATCGTGATTATTTAGACAAAAAGTATAAATGA
- a CDS encoding polysaccharide lyase 8 family protein: protein MVKAQATYPFGTIMKRIFDDASKSFAKADVPAKAALDALQPDGSWSDINYQAKDISNWAPVSHLEKTHLLIQAYVNKGGSYYNNKAFLDGIIKAYEYWYAKDPKSDNWWHNEISVPQRLGESLILLKFGDSYLPEELEKQLLERMKRGVAEDKTGANKTDIAMHYFYRALLTENKDLLKSSLDQLFEPVVLTEAEEGLQHDYSYLQHGPQLYISGYGNVFIGGVTKIANLVRATPYALSAEKLEVFSKFYRQTFINAFRSRYIDFNVEGRGVTRKGNLKKTSERYRIQTVKLIDATREEEWENIRQRVDSLAAPDYELKPFHQHYWKGDYTQHVRPQYAFHVRIASNRTKKSESGNKENLYGRYLSDGATNIQVRGPEYFDIMPLWEWDKIPGTTSVDNPEDVLLEKQWGEFALNTYAGGVSDGVYGATAYHLKYDGVTAKKAWFFFDQEIVCLGADIQSTSTLPVTTTLNQSWLNGNIQLSVGKAQKKDELNEYALNNNSWIQHDGIAYYFPSGANVKLSSQKQSGTWQKINSSQPKNEVSGHVFKLWINHGSKTQAASYHYVVLPAVKDVKGFNPEQLQTISNTASQQVVYHKGLKILQAVLHEAAEVKTDELSIKTDKPCVFMIKNVKGKKTLYVADPLQQEKQIKFSISDIKSGKSIDLSVDMPQKPYAGSSKEVLLSF from the coding sequence ATGGTAAAAGCGCAAGCAACTTATCCTTTTGGCACCATAATGAAAAGGATTTTTGACGATGCCAGTAAATCTTTTGCTAAAGCAGATGTTCCGGCAAAAGCAGCTTTAGACGCTTTACAGCCCGATGGTAGCTGGAGCGATATCAATTACCAAGCTAAAGATATTTCTAATTGGGCGCCTGTAAGTCATCTAGAAAAAACACATTTACTCATACAAGCTTATGTAAATAAAGGCGGCTCTTACTATAATAACAAAGCTTTTTTAGATGGCATTATCAAAGCTTATGAATATTGGTATGCCAAAGACCCTAAAAGTGATAATTGGTGGCATAATGAAATTAGTGTGCCGCAAAGACTAGGAGAATCTTTGATTTTACTCAAATTTGGTGATAGCTATTTGCCAGAAGAACTAGAAAAACAGCTTTTAGAACGAATGAAAAGAGGGGTAGCCGAGGATAAAACCGGAGCTAACAAAACGGATATTGCAATGCACTATTTTTACAGAGCATTACTTACAGAAAATAAAGATTTACTAAAATCATCTCTCGACCAATTGTTTGAACCTGTGGTTTTAACTGAAGCAGAAGAAGGTTTACAGCATGATTATTCTTACCTACAACACGGACCGCAGTTGTATATTTCTGGCTATGGAAATGTTTTTATAGGTGGAGTAACCAAAATTGCCAATTTGGTAAGGGCAACGCCTTATGCACTAAGTGCAGAGAAATTAGAGGTTTTTTCTAAGTTTTACCGACAAACTTTTATTAATGCTTTTAGGTCTAGATATATAGATTTCAACGTAGAAGGTAGGGGGGTAACTAGAAAAGGTAATCTCAAGAAAACTTCAGAAAGATACCGTATCCAAACAGTAAAATTAATTGATGCTACAAGAGAAGAAGAGTGGGAAAATATCAGACAGCGGGTAGATAGCTTAGCAGCGCCAGATTATGAACTAAAACCTTTTCATCAGCATTATTGGAAAGGCGATTATACCCAACATGTACGCCCTCAATACGCTTTTCATGTACGTATTGCAAGTAATCGTACCAAAAAATCAGAAAGCGGAAATAAGGAAAATTTATATGGCCGCTACCTTTCTGACGGTGCAACCAATATACAAGTAAGAGGGCCAGAGTATTTCGATATTATGCCTTTATGGGAGTGGGATAAAATACCTGGAACAACCAGTGTAGATAACCCAGAAGATGTTTTGTTAGAGAAACAATGGGGCGAGTTTGCTTTAAATACCTATGCAGGAGGTGTTTCTGATGGTGTTTATGGTGCAACTGCTTATCATTTAAAGTACGATGGTGTTACCGCTAAAAAAGCATGGTTTTTCTTTGATCAAGAAATAGTTTGTTTGGGGGCAGATATACAGTCGACAAGTACTTTGCCTGTTACCACAACACTCAACCAATCTTGGTTAAATGGTAATATTCAGCTTTCTGTAGGTAAAGCGCAAAAGAAAGATGAGTTAAATGAATACGCTTTAAATAATAATAGTTGGATACAGCATGATGGTATTGCTTATTATTTTCCAAGTGGTGCAAATGTGAAGCTTAGTTCGCAAAAACAAAGTGGTACATGGCAGAAAATCAATAGCTCGCAGCCAAAAAACGAAGTAAGCGGTCATGTATTTAAATTATGGATAAACCATGGCAGCAAAACACAAGCGGCAAGTTATCATTACGTGGTTTTACCAGCAGTAAAAGATGTGAAAGGTTTTAACCCAGAGCAGTTACAAACCATTAGCAATACGGCTAGTCAGCAAGTGGTATATCACAAAGGTTTAAAAATATTACAGGCCGTTTTACACGAGGCAGCAGAAGTTAAAACAGATGAGCTCAGCATAAAAACCGATAAACCTTGTGTTTTCATGATTAAAAATGTGAAAGGTAAAAAGACTTTATACGTTGCAGATCCCTTACAGCAGGAAAAGCAAATCAAATTTAGTATAAGCGATATTAAATCTGGTAAAAGTATAGACTTATCAGTAGACATGCCTCAGAAACCTTATGCAGGTTCTAGTAAGGAAGTTCTTCTGTCTTTTTAA
- a CDS encoding sulfatase encodes MNIKLFITTLFCVITLQVVAQPKAKPNVIVILSDDAGYADFGCYGGKEIPTPNIDALAKNGVLFTNAYVTAAVCAPSRAGLLSGRYQQRFGFEHNTSSKPVNGFQLTDVGLDPSVKTIGNQMQANGYKTIAIGKWHLGEEEKHFPLNRGFDEFYGFIGGHRNFFAYNKQPKRELQLLHNRKAVPEGEVYYLTDMFTDKAISFVKENQKNPFFMYLAYNAVHTPINAQQELMQQFAHIQNAERRAYAAMMTSLDRNIGKLVATLKEQKLYENTLIVFLNDNGAATNNAADNGVLRGLKGSKWEGGIRVAYIMQWPAKLPANQVYNPMISAMDITPTAIAASEGKALKGQVLDGVNLLPYLLDPKKAVPHQDLFWRRGVAAAVRSGDWKLIRTANNPLLLFNLQDDVSEQNNLASTYSQKVKQLEKKLQNWEQKMQQPHWISDYGDDNQIKKHRMEVIGREMEIKYP; translated from the coding sequence ATGAACATCAAGCTATTTATAACAACTTTATTTTGCGTCATAACTTTACAAGTGGTAGCACAGCCAAAGGCAAAACCCAATGTCATTGTTATTTTAAGTGACGATGCCGGTTATGCAGATTTTGGATGTTACGGAGGTAAAGAAATACCTACTCCAAACATTGATGCACTAGCAAAAAACGGTGTGCTCTTTACCAATGCTTATGTTACAGCAGCAGTTTGTGCACCATCAAGAGCGGGTTTACTTAGCGGGCGTTACCAGCAGCGTTTCGGGTTTGAGCACAATACTTCTAGCAAGCCCGTTAACGGTTTTCAGTTAACAGATGTTGGTTTAGATCCATCAGTGAAAACCATAGGAAACCAAATGCAAGCTAATGGTTATAAAACCATTGCGATTGGTAAATGGCATTTAGGCGAAGAAGAAAAGCACTTCCCTTTAAATAGAGGTTTTGATGAGTTTTATGGTTTTATTGGCGGGCATCGTAACTTTTTTGCTTATAACAAGCAACCTAAACGAGAGTTACAATTGCTACACAACAGAAAAGCTGTACCAGAAGGAGAGGTGTATTATCTTACAGATATGTTTACCGATAAGGCCATATCTTTTGTAAAAGAAAATCAAAAGAATCCATTTTTTATGTATTTGGCTTATAATGCGGTGCATACCCCTATAAATGCGCAACAAGAATTGATGCAACAATTTGCTCATATCCAAAACGCAGAAAGAAGAGCTTATGCAGCTATGATGACTTCTTTAGACCGTAACATAGGTAAATTGGTAGCTACTTTAAAAGAGCAAAAGCTTTACGAAAATACTTTGATTGTTTTCTTAAATGATAATGGCGCTGCAACCAATAACGCTGCCGATAATGGTGTGTTAAGAGGTTTAAAAGGTTCTAAATGGGAGGGTGGCATTCGTGTAGCCTATATCATGCAATGGCCTGCAAAATTACCGGCCAATCAAGTTTATAATCCTATGATTTCTGCAATGGATATTACGCCAACGGCTATTGCAGCTAGTGAGGGAAAAGCCCTAAAAGGACAAGTTTTAGATGGTGTAAATCTTTTACCTTATCTATTAGACCCTAAAAAAGCTGTACCTCATCAAGATTTATTTTGGCGAAGAGGCGTAGCTGCTGCCGTTAGAAGTGGGGATTGGAAATTGATTAGAACAGCTAATAATCCTTTACTCTTATTCAATTTACAGGATGATGTAAGCGAGCAAAATAACCTAGCGAGTACCTATTCGCAAAAAGTGAAACAGTTAGAAAAGAAACTCCAAAACTGGGAACAAAAAATGCAACAACCACATTGGATAAGTGATTATGGCGATGATAATCAAATAAAAAAACACCGTATGGAGGTTATTGGAAGAGAAATGGAAATAAAATATCCTTAA
- a CDS encoding chondroitinase family polysaccharide lyase, whose translation MFIAAKHQALAQLQKDICEEEVPQEWQAKGGKLAISTQHQKIGESAIAWTWAKGNESVLNIVSDEFKKVASDKRSTFVFWIYNENPVADKLSFTFYNADKEACKFDFNLNFKGWRTAWVMYHRDMQSTPQPNMNRLEIKAPSTVKKGTLYLDQVMYQVNINPRSPMRDFQVPFVNLDADHAANAHWNSLYKFSTTPDNLPLKAAITPQDKKEVGQIYKRFLEVVLPSKKVITDTIIRKLEKDYAFWEIKKKSQFITGRTIFSTNDIELFDENDLDSAKKINATTNISKYSNLMLAMAEAHYFSTIQTHKDKLARMFINLLDHAENQGWSFGSGMGALHHLGYNLENYYTACLLMKDAIKASGKLEQTFKSMFWFSGLGRAVEVPEKMPESNIDVLNTLLQGMLSSILILDDTPEKMRFLQYYSRWLSFNMKPNVAITGAFKPDGAVFHHATLYPAYGVGGYNGLAPIVYVLSKTSYQVEQEAHQKFKENLLMMHYYTNPYKWPISISGRHPTGTWSVPDKPYAYLALAGTPDGKEAIDKEMAAVYLLVSKKKSLAWEKKFKQADVQVAKYPNGHWNLNYGLLAIHRRNNWLLTVKGHNRYMVSHEAYPKANVFGRYLNYGHLEVLFPETPGYTGSNFTDKGWDWNRIPGATTLHVPLDKLRAQILNVDDFSGVEEMLLTDEVFAGGISLNQQGLFAMKLRGHDKYNLGSFKAIKSWFMFDSLVVCLGSDIENNIKEYPTETTIFQNYLNNPSEAVLLDHQPIDFPTQVSKALTKPAFVLDNRGIGYYLTANSKMALSKNQQQSRDQKDTQNTQGNFASLVLQHGFAPKSEAYEYAMLIGADAKKMQTFKTQMSGKTPVYQVLQKTAEAHSVKYIAQQLTGLALFKENSQSTDPLIINNSKACLILYQQEAAKLNLAITDPDLGFYQGADETPLNSDGTRKEVSIYSRYWFKTDAQPSVIQLELKGNWLKADDSKKYEVAKTTQGNTLIKVNCAYGLATPLKLIKGN comes from the coding sequence TTGTTTATTGCTGCAAAACATCAGGCTTTAGCTCAATTACAGAAAGATATTTGTGAGGAAGAGGTGCCTCAAGAATGGCAAGCTAAAGGTGGTAAATTAGCTATCAGTACGCAACATCAGAAAATAGGCGAAAGTGCCATTGCATGGACTTGGGCAAAAGGGAATGAAAGTGTTTTAAATATCGTTTCAGATGAATTTAAAAAGGTAGCATCAGATAAACGTAGCACTTTTGTTTTTTGGATTTATAATGAAAACCCTGTTGCAGATAAACTAAGTTTTACCTTTTACAATGCAGATAAAGAAGCCTGTAAATTTGATTTTAACCTCAATTTTAAAGGTTGGCGAACAGCTTGGGTGATGTACCACCGGGATATGCAAAGTACACCGCAGCCCAATATGAATCGCTTAGAAATTAAAGCGCCCTCAACAGTAAAAAAAGGAACTTTATACCTAGACCAAGTGATGTATCAGGTAAACATCAATCCACGGTCGCCCATGCGAGATTTTCAAGTGCCTTTTGTGAATTTAGATGCAGACCATGCCGCAAATGCTCATTGGAATTCACTTTATAAATTTAGCACTACGCCAGATAATTTGCCTCTAAAAGCGGCTATAACTCCGCAAGATAAAAAAGAAGTCGGTCAAATTTATAAACGTTTCTTAGAGGTAGTTCTTCCTTCAAAAAAAGTTATTACAGATACCATCATCAGGAAACTAGAAAAAGACTATGCCTTCTGGGAAATCAAGAAAAAAAGCCAATTTATTACAGGAAGAACCATTTTTTCTACTAATGATATTGAACTGTTTGATGAAAATGATTTAGACTCGGCAAAGAAAATTAACGCTACAACAAACATCAGTAAATATAGTAATCTGATGCTAGCTATGGCAGAAGCTCATTATTTCAGTACCATCCAAACCCATAAAGATAAGCTAGCAAGAATGTTTATAAATCTGCTAGACCATGCAGAAAATCAAGGTTGGTCTTTTGGTAGTGGTATGGGCGCTTTGCATCATTTAGGCTATAATTTGGAGAATTATTACACCGCTTGTCTACTCATGAAAGATGCTATTAAGGCATCCGGAAAGTTAGAACAAACTTTTAAAAGTATGTTTTGGTTTAGCGGCTTGGGCCGAGCTGTGGAAGTGCCAGAAAAAATGCCAGAATCTAATATTGATGTTTTAAATACGCTTTTACAAGGAATGTTGAGCAGTATTTTAATTTTAGATGATACTCCAGAAAAAATGCGCTTTCTACAATATTACTCACGTTGGTTGTCTTTTAACATGAAACCCAATGTAGCCATAACAGGTGCTTTTAAACCCGATGGAGCAGTTTTTCATCATGCAACTTTGTATCCGGCTTATGGTGTTGGAGGCTATAATGGTTTAGCCCCAATTGTTTATGTGTTGAGTAAAACAAGCTATCAAGTAGAGCAGGAAGCGCATCAAAAATTTAAAGAAAATTTATTGATGATGCATTACTATACCAATCCTTATAAGTGGCCCATCAGTATTTCGGGAAGGCATCCAACAGGAACATGGAGCGTTCCAGACAAACCTTATGCTTACCTAGCGCTTGCCGGTACTCCGGATGGTAAAGAAGCCATAGATAAAGAAATGGCTGCTGTTTATTTGTTGGTGTCTAAAAAGAAAAGCTTGGCTTGGGAGAAAAAGTTTAAGCAAGCAGATGTACAAGTTGCAAAATACCCAAACGGACATTGGAATTTAAACTATGGCTTACTGGCTATCCACAGAAGAAATAACTGGTTGTTAACGGTAAAAGGTCATAATAGATATATGGTAAGTCATGAAGCTTACCCTAAAGCCAACGTTTTTGGCAGGTATCTAAATTACGGACATTTAGAAGTTTTATTTCCAGAAACGCCGGGCTATACAGGAAGTAATTTTACCGATAAAGGTTGGGATTGGAATCGCATACCCGGAGCAACTACCTTACATGTTCCGCTTGATAAATTAAGGGCTCAAATTCTTAATGTGGATGATTTTAGCGGTGTAGAAGAAATGCTTTTAACAGATGAAGTTTTTGCCGGAGGTATTTCTTTAAACCAACAAGGGCTTTTTGCTATGAAGCTTAGAGGGCATGATAAATACAATTTGGGAAGCTTTAAGGCGATAAAATCTTGGTTTATGTTTGATAGCTTGGTAGTGTGTTTAGGTTCTGATATTGAAAATAACATCAAGGAATATCCGACAGAAACAACCATTTTTCAAAACTATTTAAACAACCCTAGCGAAGCTGTATTGCTTGATCATCAGCCAATTGATTTTCCTACACAAGTATCTAAAGCTTTAACAAAGCCAGCTTTCGTATTGGATAACCGAGGGATAGGCTATTATTTAACTGCCAATAGTAAAATGGCTTTAAGCAAAAATCAGCAGCAATCTAGAGATCAAAAAGATACACAAAACACACAGGGTAACTTTGCAAGTTTAGTTTTACAGCATGGTTTTGCGCCCAAAAGTGAAGCTTACGAATATGCTATGTTGATAGGTGCTGATGCTAAAAAAATGCAGACTTTTAAAACGCAAATGTCTGGTAAAACGCCTGTTTATCAGGTTTTGCAAAAAACCGCTGAGGCACATAGCGTAAAATATATAGCGCAACAGCTTACAGGTTTGGCTCTTTTTAAAGAAAATAGTCAATCAACAGACCCGCTTATCATCAACAACAGTAAAGCTTGTTTAATTTTATATCAGCAAGAAGCAGCAAAATTAAATTTGGCTATTACCGACCCAGATTTGGGCTTTTACCAAGGTGCAGATGAAACGCCTCTAAACAGCGATGGTACTAGAAAAGAGGTAAGTATTTACTCTCGTTATTGGTTTAAAACCGATGCGCAACCATCAGTAATACAGTTAGAATTAAAAGGTAATTGGCTTAAAGCCGATGATAGTAAAAAATATGAAGTTGCAAAAACAACCCAAGGTAATACTTTAATTAAAGTAAATTGTGCTTATGGTTTGGCTACTCCATTGAAATTAATAAAAGGAAATTAA